CCCTTTTCTCTTTGctttactttttttaacttctctCTTTCAATCCTCCTTCTCatttagaaattatatatatatatatatatatactcttctACTTCTTTGATCTCCTCGGTTTTCATATTTTCTGTTTGTAttctttcattaatttttatcaGCCTTTGTTCCGTATATGCTGGTTTGTAATATTTAGGCCTGTGATATATTCAAATCTTGAGGAGGTTGAGAATACTGAGATTGGTTTGTACCACTTCAATACTACAGAAATAAAGTAGCATATTCATGGAAGAGGTAATAGTGGTAAACAAAGGAGAGGACCTCATCGATTTGCCTCCGGGATTTCGATTTCACCCCACGGATGAGGAGATTATAACTCATTATCTTACAGAGAAGGTGGTGAATAGCAACTTCGGTGCAAGTGCTATCGGAGAAGCTGATCTGAATAAGTGCGAACCCTGGGATTTACCAAgtaagtttatttcttttttttttttatctatttatgatttatatctgcctctttcataatttttaaaagcaCGTCCGTCGTCCACGCGGTTCCTTGtcaattttgtttttggattttctaATCAGTCCCAACATATATCATTCAGAAAAAGCGAagatgggagagaaagaatggTACTTCTTCTGCCAGAGAGATAGGAAGTATCCAACAGGCATGCGAACAAATCGAGCAACGGAATCTGGATATTGGAAGGCCACTGGAAAGGATAAAGAGGTATACAGAGGGAAAGGTTGCCTTGTTGGAATGAAGAAGACCCTTGTGTTCTATAGAGGGAGGGCTCCAAAAGGAGAGAAGACCAACTGGGTCATGCATGAGTACAGACTGGAAGGCAAATCGGCATACTACAACCTCCCCAAGGCTGCAAAGGTAAGGTGTTTATGCCTTACAATatattcttctctttttctcatGTTTCTTTTACTTTTGCAACTGAACAGATTTTATTATAAGTACTTTTTCATCTTCATCTCTTCGACTAGGAGTCCTATGTGTTCGTTGAGGCTTTTTTTAAGCGGCCCCTTGTATTAACTTTTGCTTCTTACTGGGTAAACTGTGAGGAATCTAAACTCGGAGAATTTGGTGCCACTTTGATTGCAGGATGAATGGGTTGTATGCAGAGTTTTCCACAAGAACACGGGGATAAAAAAGGCATCGGTAACAGATGCCCTCATAAGGATGAActcttttggagatgatctCGTGGATTGTTCTTCACTCCCGCCCCTCATGGATATTCCCTCATTTTCCAACACCGAAAGGCATGGTGACAACAACGTCGAGGGAACCCCCTCATACTTCTCAATGAGGGAGAACCGTCTTATGCAGCTAAAACACCTTGACCAGAAGATCTTCCAGCTACCAGCCTCCAATAATTACAACCCCGTCACTACTTACCAAGCTAGTTTCAATCACCCAACAATTAACCCCGTTTTATATCCACAAATTTCGGCGGGACCAAATCCTCCTTTCTCCTTTCAGGCAAATCCAAATCCTGGCTATTTGCTTCAAGGAAAGACTACTTCAATCCCAAGGGTCACTGACACGGCCTATGGCTATGGAATCGCTGGACATGGCATTTTAAGAGCAATCGAAGCCAACGATAATGGAAAATCTGGCGTAGAGAGGTTGTGCAAGGTGGAGCAATTCTCATCTAATCAGTCCTTGGTCAGCCTCTCACAGGACACGGGACTTAGCACTGACATTAACACCGAGATTTCATCTGTCGTCTCAAAGCAAGATGTAGGGAGCAATTATAGATCTTACGAAGTCCTCGAGGGTCCAGCAGTCGGCCCCGTTGCAGATTTGGAGTGCTTGTGGGATTACTGAACAAAGAAATTTTAGATTGACACAGATATATAATAGCaaaaattaattagtttatAAGATTGATGAAACCTCACGGGTAAGTcttgtaaagttttttttttttcaatttttattgtcAGGTAGAATATGCAACGCCTGCTTGCTCGTGGAATTCTTAGGATGGCATTGTTTCCAATCAGTCACTACAAATATATAGGTATATTTGGTCAGAATAAATGTCCCTGAATATAAACATATACTCCGTAGATTCATGATATTCAAACCTTTTGCGATTGCCTTTTTATTTATAGAAGGTACCAATTAAAGATTTTATGAACACCAATAAGCAATTAAGTGTATTCTTTCCTAGTAGGAATTGTTGATTCAATGTTCGTACGTTACATATATGGATTTTGCTAGGGACTCCCTGCATCTGTCTTTcgttcttttaaatttttagtacTCTTTg
This sequence is a window from Carya illinoinensis cultivar Pawnee chromosome 9, C.illinoinensisPawnee_v1, whole genome shotgun sequence. Protein-coding genes within it:
- the LOC122275295 gene encoding NAC domain-containing protein 87-like isoform X1 codes for the protein MEEVIVVNKGEDLIDLPPGFRFHPTDEEIITHYLTEKVVNSNFGASAIGEADLNKCEPWDLPKKAKMGEKEWYFFCQRDRKYPTGMRTNRATESGYWKATGKDKEVYRGKGCLVGMKKTLVFYRGRAPKGEKTNWVMHEYRLEGKSAYYNLPKAAKDEWVVCRVFHKNTGIKKASVTDALIRMNSFGDDLVDCSSLPPLMDIPSFSNTERHGDNNVEGTPSYFSMRENRLMQLKHLDQKIFQLPASNNYNPVTTYQASFNHPTINPVLYPQISAGPNPPFSFQANPNPGYLLQGKTTSIPRVTDTAYGYGIAGHGILRAIEANDNGKSGVERLCKVEQFSSNQSLVSLSQDTGLSTDINTEISSVVSKQDVGSNYRSYEVLEGPAVGPVADLECLWDY
- the LOC122275295 gene encoding NAC domain-containing protein 46-like isoform X2, whose amino-acid sequence is MGEKEWYFFCQRDRKYPTGMRTNRATESGYWKATGKDKEVYRGKGCLVGMKKTLVFYRGRAPKGEKTNWVMHEYRLEGKSAYYNLPKAAKDEWVVCRVFHKNTGIKKASVTDALIRMNSFGDDLVDCSSLPPLMDIPSFSNTERHGDNNVEGTPSYFSMRENRLMQLKHLDQKIFQLPASNNYNPVTTYQASFNHPTINPVLYPQISAGPNPPFSFQANPNPGYLLQGKTTSIPRVTDTAYGYGIAGHGILRAIEANDNGKSGVERLCKVEQFSSNQSLVSLSQDTGLSTDINTEISSVVSKQDVGSNYRSYEVLEGPAVGPVADLECLWDY